The Desulfobacterales bacterium genome contains the following window.
ATCAAAAGTTCGGCCAGGATCGCCCCGATAAATCCCATGGCCGCACCCAGGCGCAGCCCCGCATAGATCACCGGACTGGCGGCCGGCAGGATGATCTTCAGGATCACCTGAAGACGACTGCCGAGATAAGACCGGCCCATCTCGATCATCGACTCGGGTGTGTGGCGCACGGCATTAAAAGCGTTTAAAACAATCACCGGTAACGCCATGATACAGACGGTGAGGATTTTCGATGTCAGCCCGATCCCATAAACGAATGTCAGCAGCGGGACCAGCGCCCCCAGCGGTGCAGCCTGCATCACGATAAAAACCGGCGCGCCGAACCATTCGGCTTTTTCATTAAGCCCCATGAAAATCCCGCAACCCACACCGAGGAAGGACGATATAACGAGTCCGATGCCCAGAGGTTCAAGGGTGCTGGGATAGACCGCCGCCATGGACCCATCGGCGATCATGCCCCAAAGCGCTGCCATTGTTTGTAAAAACGTCGGGAACGCCGGGCTGATGGGAATGCGGCCGGCGTATTCCCATACCCCGAACACCGCCGCAAATGATAAGACTCTCAACGTCAACGGATGTAAGAAAAAGGACACCATAATTGATCCTTCTTGATAAAATCCCCCCTCCACCCCCCCTTTTTCAAAGGGGGGAACGGGGGGATTTTATGGATGGTGTCCGTTGTCTGTCGTCCGCTGTCATTGAAATTATGACGGCCACGGACTACGAACCACGGACAATTGACCTTCAGCCTCTTTGGCTTCAGTCTTAAGTTATTTTCCCATTTTGGCGTTGGCCGCTTGCAGCGGGGCAAGATACCAGTAATCTTCAACCTTCAGGTTTTCCGCCGGGCCTTTCAACTGACCGGCGCCCACAAAAAATTCAAAGTCTGCTTTGGCGGCGTTCAGACCGCCTTTGGGATCATACAATCCGCCGTCAACGGCTTCCTTGTAAAATTTATCCACATCCGCCAGCAACTCCTTGGGCAGATCGGAAATCAGGTTGCGTTTCTTGCGCTCCTTATCCATGATGGTCGGGTCCTTGATCATTTCCTGCCAGGTGCGCGTAAGTTCTTCCACCAGGATCGTTACGGTCTTTTCATTCTTCTTGAGCCAGTTCACATCGGCAAACATGCCTTCATCGGTGACCGGATCGCTGACGCCCGGCAGAACGTGAAAGCGGTCCCCGGCTTTGCTCATCAGGATGTTCTTGTTGTTCAGATCGACAATCGAGGCCTTGATTTGCCCCTTCATCATGGCAATGATCCGGTTTTCGGAACCCGGCACGTAACTGCGTTGACCGAAGCTGATGCCCTCTCTTTTGGCAATGATGTTGCCGATGGCTTCGGTGCCGGTGCCGCGGGCATGAAAGGTAAACGGCTGGCCGTCCAGATCTTTCCAGGTCTTGTACTCCTTGGATGCTACCGGGTAAAAAACCAGCTTGCTCACCTGGAAAAAAAGCCGTAGCGGTACACTGGTTTTCTGGATGACCGAGTAAGGAGTGCCCATACCGATGTCCATCTGACCGTTGATAATGGCCTGGATAGCCAGTTCCTCTTTTGAGAATGCGGTCAGTTCATAATCCACCCCGCGATCTTTGGCGCGGTCCAGCGCGACAATCAGGCAAAGGGTTTCAACCGAAGCCACATCCCCCAGTACAATTCGAACCTTGTCGGCCGCCTGGACGTTAACGCCGATACCGAGCACCAAAGACAATACTACAAACAAAACTGAAAAATTTTTCCATGACACTTTCATTTTCATCCCTCCCGTGATTTTAGGTTTATCGTAAAGTTGACTTTTCGCCTACCTCCCTTAGCGGAAATACAGGTAATTGAAAAAGTCTTACCCCAAAGCATCATAACGTCAGGTAAATCCATTATAGCTTTTTTAAGGCAGCATGCATACTTGCCATGGCTTTTTCCAAATTTTCATAGGAATTGGCATAGGAAATCCGGATGGACTCGTTGCCGTAATCCCCGAAAACACTTCCCGGGACCACCGCTATTTTGGCCTCCTCGATCAGATAAAGCGTCATTTCATCCGGCGTTTTGCCGGTCTCCCGGATGCTGGGGAAAATATAAAACGCCCCCAGGGGTTTTACCACGTCAATACCCGGCATTTCCTTTAATGCATTGTAAACCAGCACCCTTCTGCGATCGAACTCCTTGATCATGTTCTCTATATCCGTCTGAGGTCCGGTTAAGGCCGCGACCGCCCCGTACTGGGCAAACGAAGTTGCGCAGATCGTGGCATACTGATGAATACGGACCAGCGCTGAAATCACCTCGCTATCCGCCGCCACAAAACCCAGACGCCAGCCGGTCATGGAATAGTTCTTGGAAAACCCGTTGACCGTAATCGTCCTTTTTTTCATGTCCGGCAAACTGCCGATGCTGATATGGCGGCTGCCGTCGTAAACCATCTTTTCATAAATTTCGTCGGACAGAACATAAAGGTCCTTTTCCTTGGCCAGCTGCGCCAGTTGCGCCAGGGCTTCCGCACTGAAGACGGCCCCGGTGGGGTTGTTGGGGGTGTTAATGACGATCATCCGGGTCTTGGAAGTAATCCGTGAGCGAAAGTCTTCCAGCTGTGGGACAAAGTCATGTTCCTGCAGGGCCGGAACCGATATCGGATTGGTCCCCGCCATGCGCACACAATAAAAATAATTGAGCCAGCAGGGGTCCGGGATCAGCACCTCGTCACCGGGATCCAGCAGCCCCATCATGGTCATCAACACGGCTTCATTGCCGCCGACGGTAACGATGATCTCCTTGTTGGGGTCATAGATAAGATTATTTTCCTGCTTGAATTTTTCAGCCAGGGCGATTCGCAGCTCGGGAATGCCGTAATTGGATGAGTAATGGACCTTGCCTTCATCCAACGCCTTTTTGGCAGCCTCTTTAATATGCGCCGGTGTATCAAAATCCGGCCGGCCGATGTTCAGGTGGATAAGCTTTTCGCCCCGCTTCTCCCGCCTGATAACCTCTTCGAAGATTGTCCGAATTCCCGAAAAGGGAATTTGATCCATGCGTGCAGCGATTTTCATCGTATTAAAT
Protein-coding sequences here:
- a CDS encoding ABC transporter permease subunit, coding for MVSFFLHPLTLRVLSFAAVFGVWEYAGRIPISPAFPTFLQTMAALWGMIADGSMAAVYPSTLEPLGIGLVISSFLGVGCGIFMGLNEKAEWFGAPVFIVMQAAPLGALVPLLTFVYGIGLTSKILTVCIMALPVIVLNAFNAVRHTPESMIEMGRSYLGSRLQVILKIILPAASPVIYAGLRLGAAMGFIGAILAELLITPTGIGDIITYNQSVAEYDKMYAAIFSIMAFAVIFIEILERSEYIFFRPDKRVNQ
- a CDS encoding ABC transporter substrate-binding protein, which produces MKVSWKNFSVLFVVLSLVLGIGVNVQAADKVRIVLGDVASVETLCLIVALDRAKDRGVDYELTAFSKEELAIQAIINGQMDIGMGTPYSVIQKTSVPLRLFFQVSKLVFYPVASKEYKTWKDLDGQPFTFHARGTGTEAIGNIIAKREGISFGQRSYVPGSENRIIAMMKGQIKASIVDLNNKNILMSKAGDRFHVLPGVSDPVTDEGMFADVNWLKKNEKTVTILVEELTRTWQEMIKDPTIMDKERKKRNLISDLPKELLADVDKFYKEAVDGGLYDPKGGLNAAKADFEFFVGAGQLKGPAENLKVEDYWYLAPLQAANAKMGK
- a CDS encoding pyridoxal phosphate-dependent aminotransferase, whose amino-acid sequence is MKIAARMDQIPFSGIRTIFEEVIRREKRGEKLIHLNIGRPDFDTPAHIKEAAKKALDEGKVHYSSNYGIPELRIALAEKFKQENNLIYDPNKEIIVTVGGNEAVLMTMMGLLDPGDEVLIPDPCWLNYFYCVRMAGTNPISVPALQEHDFVPQLEDFRSRITSKTRMIVINTPNNPTGAVFSAEALAQLAQLAKEKDLYVLSDEIYEKMVYDGSRHISIGSLPDMKKRTITVNGFSKNYSMTGWRLGFVAADSEVISALVRIHQYATICATSFAQYGAVAALTGPQTDIENMIKEFDRRRVLVYNALKEMPGIDVVKPLGAFYIFPSIRETGKTPDEMTLYLIEEAKIAVVPGSVFGDYGNESIRISYANSYENLEKAMASMHAALKKL